In Arachis hypogaea cultivar Tifrunner chromosome 7, arahy.Tifrunner.gnm2.J5K5, whole genome shotgun sequence, the genomic window ACAAACATAAAAacctaatttaataattaaataaacaaaattaaaatatattaaattaaattaaaatatcctaaaaatataaactaatattttttaaataacattTAAACTCTTTATATTACGAATATTTAAAGCAAGTATACGTATAGTATAGATTCACTTCGGCAAAATGTGtttaaattaattacttgatgGGATGAAATTTTGGGCACCGTTTTGGAAGACGTGACCACTATGAAAGAATaggaaggaatggaagctattACAGAGAGGCTTAATTAGAGTAgctgatttgaaaaaaaaaaaactgaaaagaaTGATTTagagaaaataggatttagttattaatattttaaaaattatataattattcattttaaataataaattaattataaaatagttttattatagttgagatattaattctaatttaattaaagtaatttaagtcacaaatataattagatataaaattaaaataacattcaattaaaaattgatatattataaaaaaataaattatatgttattttaaaaagaattggCCAGAATTTACTAACAAATATTTGTTTCTAACATTTCTCTACATTATAACTAATGCTATAAGACACATCTACAAGGGTACATATTGATCAGTAATCACATCAAAATCTGAGTTTGAACAAAAGTggaaaacaaatttaaaagaacAAAGAAAACGAACAAGAAACCAATTGCCTCAATCCTGACCAATCGTCCAATCTATAATCAAACTCATACCATAGGCAGCATAACATAGTAGGAGATCCAGGAAACAATCAACACTAGCGCAAAAGTCGGTGAGAATAAACTAGGAGCCATTGAAATATCCCCTTTTGAACTGCCGGATTTGGTTGGTGTGCTGGTTGTGCTTCTTGTTGGAGCAGTTGCGGGGGTGGTAGATGCCTTAGGTGTGCCTTTGGTATCAGAAGATGAATCCTTTGCCTTTGATGGCGCTGGGGCTGGAGCCGGTGTCGGAGAGGCAGCCTTTTTAGCTGCCTTCACCGTGACAGCAAGTTGCATGCCGCCCATGCAGTGCGCCGGCGCAGCGCATATGAAGTAATGTGTGCCGGCAGTCTTGAGAATAATTGTGGTGGCACCACTGCTGTCTGAAGTAAGTGAATTGCCTGTTGTGCAGCTTTTGTAGTCATTTTCTTTAACTTCGTCTACTGTGTGCCCAGCTCCATAGTTGAAAACTATGGCACATCAAATAAAGAGAAATATTAAAAGACAAacacttatttttaaaattagtcaataatattttgagttaacattttattttaaaacagtttaaagCACTTTCATTAAAATTTGATCGGTACTTAATTagtaaaagaaaagtgaataattctatactattaaatataattttacattattaaaaacactaataataattaattaatggctataaatcacaaa contains:
- the LOC112703213 gene encoding blue copper protein, encoding MESSIVVVWYLSLFLAMNTVLPTLAKVYTVGESIGWAIGADYSTWASDKTFHVGDKLVFNYGAGHTVDEVKENDYKSCTTGNSLTSDSSGATTIILKTAGTHYFICAAPAHCMGGMQLAVTVKAAKKAASPTPAPAPAPSKAKDSSSDTKGTPKASTTPATAPTRSTTSTPTKSGSSKGDISMAPSLFSPTFALVLIVSWISYYVMLPMV